A stretch of DNA from Acidobacteriota bacterium:
TGACATGACACGATTAAAATGTTTCTCAGTCACTAAGCAGCCCATGTCAGTGGACTCATTGGTGGGGATACCAATCCGCGCGGTTCCTACTTTCTCAAGTAACTTAGCGAGAAACTCGTCGTGGAGTGACTCATGCAGGAACAGCCGTGAGGTCGAGCCACAGGACTGGCCTTGCGACCAGCAGTAGTTCATGCCGTTGAACGCCCCGGCGACGGCCTTGTCGATGTCGGCGTCGGGAAAGACGATCATGGGGTTCTTGCCGCCCAGCTCGAGCGACACGGGCTTCAGTCCCTCCGCCGCTGCCTTCGCCACTTCGCGGCCGATCTCGACCGAGCCGGTGAAATGCACACGGCGCACCAGCGGATGGCGGACCAGCGGTGCGCCCACGTTGAGGCCGTCGCCATTGATGATATTAACCACGCCCGCCGGAAATATCTCGCGCACGTCGCGCGCCATCTCCAAAGCAGAAAGTGGCGTCTGCTCCGGCGGCTTCATCACCAGGGTGTTGCCGGCGATCAGCGGCGCGGCGATGCGCGCGGCGAACATGATGGGGTGATTAAACGGAATGATGCGCCCCACCACGCCATACGGTTCGCGAATGGTGAAGTTCAGAGTTGTGGCAGTCGCCGGGATGGTCTCGCCTTTGATCTCCGGCGCGAGGCCCGCATAGAAGTCATTCAGCGCGGCGGCGGATGCTACATCCTTGCGCATGGCCTGTAATGGACTGCCCAGGTCGAGTGAGTCAATCCAGGCGTAAGTCTCGGCGCGCTCGCGCAGCCGCGCGGCGAACTTGCGGACATACACAGCGCGCTCGACCGGAGTGAGTCGCCGCCACGCCGGATACGCCGCGTGCGCGGCCGCGACGGCGCGATCCACATCCGCCGCGGCGCAGTTGGGCACGTCGGCCAGTTTCTCTCCCGTGGCCGGATTGTGCGTGGCGACGGTCTCTCCCGACAGCGCACCAACCAGCTCGCCGCCGATCAAGCAGCGGTACTCATCGCGGATGACATCACGTCCACCCAGCTCGCGCCCGCCCTTCACAGCTTCTGAACTTGCCTGCGCCATCGAGCGCCTCCCGTTCTTATGCCATGCCAGTGCAAAATGATACTATAGCGGATTCTATTAAGTGGGGCAGGCATTCCTGCCTGCCTCGGCGGAACAGGTCTGGAGACCTGTCCCTACCTGGAACCCCGGAGCCATGGCTGACAGCCTGCTCAAGATCAAGCAAGAGATCATCCGCTGCACGCTCTGCCCGCGCCTGGTGGAGTACCGCGAGGCGGCGGCGCGCGAAAAGCGCCGCGCTTACATGGCTTGGGATTACTGGGGCAAGCCCGTTCCGGGTTTCGGCGACCAGCAGGCGCGTCTGCTGATTATCGGCTTGGCGCCCGCCGCGCATGGCGGCAATCGCACCGGGCGCGTCTTCACCGGCGATAGCTCCGGCGACTTTCTCTACGCGGCGCTGCACCAGAGCGGCTTCGCCAGCCAGTCGCACTCCATCTCGCGCGACGACGGGATGACCTTACGCGACGCCTACATCAACGCCACCGTGCGTTGCGCTCCGCCGGACAACAAGCCGCTGCCCGCCGAATCGCGCAACTGCCGCCCCTACCTGGAGCGCGAACTCGATGCGCTGGGCATGCCGGGCAGGGGGGACGCGCGCCTGCGTTGTGTCATCTGTCTCGGCAAGATCGCCTTCGACCGATTTCTGGCAATCCTCACTGAGCGCAAACTGGTCCGTCCTCGATTCGCCTATCGCTTCGCCCACGGCGCGGAATACACCATGGACGCCATTCTGCCCACACCGCTGACGCTGCTCACCAGCTACCACCCTAGTCCTCGCAACACGCAGACCGGGCGACTTACTCCCGCCATGTTCCTCTCCGTGTTCGAGCGGGCCAAAATGATTCTCCGCCATTGACTGGTAGTTCACCGAGCGGTGGAGCCAATGCCAAATCGTCGAAATGATCCAGATAAAGTTTGCATCTTTTTCATCGCGTGCGCATTGGGTCGCGCTGGCTAAAAATGCGAATGCGCAATCAGAATTTCCCTGCGTCGTTGGTAATAACTGTGAACGTTTGCGCTTTTGGCGGAGCGAATTCCGCCGACGATCTGCCGGGTCGGATGGGACACCATCCAAGGTGAATGGAAAGCGAAACTCTGGGACCGCTGGTACCAGACGAATATAAGGCGAAGGAAACGTGCGGAAGTTTCGCGGATGATTTCCGGGACCCGAGTTGTGTTTCCCGTGGGCGGACCCTAGCCGGCGGCCAGGTCGCGCAAGGCGGCTTCGATGTCGGAGGCTTGCGGGAGTATCTGCTTCTCGAGCGTGGGGTGATAGGCGACAAAGGTGTCGAGCGCGCCGACGCGTTTCACCGGCGCGTCGAGTTCGTGGAACATCTCCTCGCTGATGCGCGCGGCGATCTCCGAGGCGTAACCGAACGACAGATTGTCCTCCTGAGCAACGAGGGCGCGGCTGGTCTTGCGCACGGACGCGGCGACCGTGTCCCAATCGAATGGACTGAGGCAGCGCAGGTCCACCACCTCGACGCTCATGCCCTCCTCGGCCAGCTTCTGCGCGGCCTGCAGCGACTTCTGCACCAGCGCGCCGTAGGTGATCACAGTGGCGTCGCGTCCCTCGCGCACAATGTTGGCGCGGCCAAACGGGATCATGTAATCAGGGCCGGGGTACGGAGAACGGTTATAGGTCTGGCGATAGAGATGCTTATGCTCGAGGAACAACACGGGATCGTCGCAACGAATCGCGGTGCGCAGCAGGCCGTTGGCGTCCGCGGCGTTTGAAGGGAGCACGACGCGCAGTCCGGGGATGTGCGCGAAGATGCTCTCGCCGCACTGGCTGTGATAGATCGAGCCGCCGCTCAAGTAGCCGCCATAGGCCGCGCGAATCACCGCAGGCGCGCCGAAGTTGCCGTTGGAGCGCCAGCGCATCACGCTCATCTCATCGCGAATCTGCATCATGGCCGGCCAGATGTAGTCGAAGAACTGAATCTCCACCACCGGCTTCAGCCCGCGCAGTCCATAGCCGATGGCGCGGCCCACGATGTTGGCCTCGGCGATGGGCGCGTTGAAGACACGGCCTTTGCCAAACTCACGCTGCAGGCCATGCGTTACTTTGAAGACTCCGCCCTTGCCCTTCACCTCCGGCAGCGTCTGCTCGCTGCCGCAGTCGGCGATGTCCTGGCCGTAGAGGAGTACGCGGGGGTCGCGGCGCAGCTCGTCGCGCAGGCAGGCGTTCAATGACTCCACCATGGTCAGCGGCTCGCCGGAAAACTGCGCGGGGTGATCGAAGGCGCGCGAGGTGGGGTCCACGTGAATGGAAAAGACATGCCGCTCGATGTGGCTCGATTGTTTGTCGGTGTGATGGCCGGGAGCGACGAGAGCCTGCTCGGCAGCGTGCTCAATCTCGGTATCCACTTCCTGCTCCAGCGCGGCACGATCCTTGGCGCTTAAGAGGCCCTCGGTTTCCAGACGCGCGGCCAGCTTAGGCAGAGGGTCGCGGAGCGTCTCTTCGGCAATCTCCCTGGATGATTTGTAGAGGCGCTGATCATCGGAGAGCGAGTGCGAATGCAGGCGAAACAGATGGCCCTGCACGATGGCGGGTCCCTTGCGCTCACGACAATGTGCGACGGCGCGCTGTAGGGCTTCGAGACTCTCGACGAAGTCGGTGCCGTCGGTCTCCTCGCGGTACAGGTTGGGATATCCGGAGACCAGTTGCAGCGAGTTGCCGCCGGCGGTCTGCTCCTCCACGGGAGTGGAGATGGCGTAGCCGTTGTTTTCGATCAGATAGAGCACTGGCAGGCGATCATGGCAAGCGGTGTTGAGCGACTCAAAGAACTCGCCTTCGCTGGTGGAGCCATCGCCGCCCAGCACGCAAACCACTTCGTCAGCCTCGAAGCTGGAGGACAGTTTGGAAGTCAGTTTGGAAGACAACGAAGAGTCTTGCTGCAATTGAGGCGCGGACGGCGGCGGCGTGCCGGCTGACATTCGCTGATAGTAGATGCCGGCCTCGGCGCATCCAACCGCGTGCAGGAACTGGGTGCCCACGGCGCTGGAGCGCGAGACAACGTGCAGCGCGGGGCTGCCCCAGTGATTGGGCATCTGGCGTCCGCCGCTGAATGGCGCGGCCGATGAGCCTACCGCTTCAAGCAACAGATCGAGCGGCGTAAAGCCCAGAGCAACGGCCAGCGCCTGATCGCGATAGTAAGGGAAGAACCAGTCGTAGCCTGGCTTCAGGGCCATGGCGGCGGCGACTTGAAACGCCTCATGACCGGAGGCCGAGAGCTGAAAATACGTCCGGCCCTGGCGATGCAGAACAATCTGCTTTTCGTCGAGGCGCCGCGAGAGAACCATGGAACGATAGGCGTGCAGAAGGCGGCTGCGGTCCAGACCCGCAAGCTTCCGCGCCACCACGGTGGAGGTCGATGCTGCCATGCCAAAAGCTCCTGAACTGATGACCTGAATTGACGAAATGACGCAGACTGCAACCGCGATGCGCTACGCTAGGATGCGCCACTGCGCCGAACTACTATTCAACTTCCGGCTTGCAACTTCTGGCTTTCAACTGCTGGCGAACTTTCGGACCGGCTGAATCCCCATCCGCGTCGATGCCCGATCAACAACTTGCTTGCCAAGGTATGCCACTTTTTCTTGCGATGCGCAAGCGGAAATCGCCAGTGGCGCGGATCAATGCTTGTGCGTGGTGTGGTCGTGCGTGAATTTCTTGAATGGAAAAGTAAACAACTCCGGACGGGAATCCGCGGGCGCGCCGGGTAAGCGGATTAAGAGTGTCAACTGGAGTGGAAAGGCGACTTTCGCAGGTGAGGCAGCTTCCAGCGCGCGGCCGTCGGCAGAGGGCTTCATGGCCACCTCCGGCGCTGTTTCGTGCTCGCCCCAGATCACTTTGGCAGCCGCCCGCGCAACCTCCTGCTTACTCAGCGGCAGAGAATGTTCCTCAAAAAGAAAAACCTTGAAGGTGCCTGGGGACATCAGCACGCCCTCGATATGATGCTTCTCATCGAGAGCCATGAAAAAAGCGTCGCCATGCTTGGATTCGTGATCCTGATGCGCTGCGCCGGGAACCGCTCTGGGAACCTGTTGATGGCCTGCGGCGGAGTCCTGCATGGTAGCCGAACCTTCGCCTGCGGGCAGGTCCATTGAGCCCTGTCCTGGCGATAGAGAGTGGCCTTCCTTGGGCCTTGATTCCGCCACCGGAATCTGCTGCTGGCTGCACGCCGTCAAACCAAATCCGAGCAGGATCACCAGAATCAGTTTTCGGACACGATCAGTTATGTTCATCTTCCCCTACCGCTCTCCCTGTCTGCCACACTCTGTCT
This window harbors:
- a CDS encoding aldehyde dehydrogenase family protein translates to MAQASSEAVKGGRELGGRDVIRDEYRCLIGGELVGALSGETVATHNPATGEKLADVPNCAAADVDRAVAAAHAAYPAWRRLTPVERAVYVRKFAARLRERAETYAWIDSLDLGSPLQAMRKDVASAAALNDFYAGLAPEIKGETIPATATTLNFTIREPYGVVGRIIPFNHPIMFAARIAAPLIAGNTLVMKPPEQTPLSALEMARDVREIFPAGVVNIINGDGLNVGAPLVRHPLVRRVHFTGSVEIGREVAKAAAEGLKPVSLELGGKNPMIVFPDADIDKAVAGAFNGMNYCWSQGQSCGSTSRLFLHESLHDEFLAKLLEKVGTARIGIPTNESTDMGCLVTEKHFNRVMSYIELGKKEGARLVAGGGKPNQPELQSGYFVLPTIFDGVTQSMRLAQEEIFGPVQAVLTWKDEADLPKLANSLNFGLTASIWTSDFPKAFRLAQEIEAGFVWINDASRHFAGVPFGGVKHSGMGREETLGDLLSYTKLKSINVNLG
- a CDS encoding dehydrogenase encodes the protein MAASTSTVVARKLAGLDRSRLLHAYRSMVLSRRLDEKQIVLHRQGRTYFQLSASGHEAFQVAAAMALKPGYDWFFPYYRDQALAVALGFTPLDLLLEAVGSSAAPFSGGRQMPNHWGSPALHVVSRSSAVGTQFLHAVGCAEAGIYYQRMSAGTPPPSAPQLQQDSSLSSKLTSKLSSSFEADEVVCVLGGDGSTSEGEFFESLNTACHDRLPVLYLIENNGYAISTPVEEQTAGGNSLQLVSGYPNLYREETDGTDFVESLEALQRAVAHCRERKGPAIVQGHLFRLHSHSLSDDQRLYKSSREIAEETLRDPLPKLAARLETEGLLSAKDRAALEQEVDTEIEHAAEQALVAPGHHTDKQSSHIERHVFSIHVDPTSRAFDHPAQFSGEPLTMVESLNACLRDELRRDPRVLLYGQDIADCGSEQTLPEVKGKGGVFKVTHGLQREFGKGRVFNAPIAEANIVGRAIGYGLRGLKPVVEIQFFDYIWPAMMQIRDEMSVMRWRSNGNFGAPAVIRAAYGGYLSGGSIYHSQCGESIFAHIPGLRVVLPSNAADANGLLRTAIRCDDPVLFLEHKHLYRQTYNRSPYPGPDYMIPFGRANIVREGRDATVITYGALVQKSLQAAQKLAEEGMSVEVVDLRCLSPFDWDTVAASVRKTSRALVAQEDNLSFGYASEIAARISEEMFHELDAPVKRVGALDTFVAYHPTLEKQILPQASDIEAALRDLAAG
- a CDS encoding uracil-DNA glycosylase; the protein is MADSLLKIKQEIIRCTLCPRLVEYREAAAREKRRAYMAWDYWGKPVPGFGDQQARLLIIGLAPAAHGGNRTGRVFTGDSSGDFLYAALHQSGFASQSHSISRDDGMTLRDAYINATVRCAPPDNKPLPAESRNCRPYLERELDALGMPGRGDARLRCVICLGKIAFDRFLAILTERKLVRPRFAYRFAHGAEYTMDAILPTPLTLLTSYHPSPRNTQTGRLTPAMFLSVFERAKMILRH